The following is a genomic window from Spirosoma foliorum.
CTAATTCATCCGTAGTGCCTACGTACTGGCCCAGCCGTAAATTTACCTTGTCAACATACCCGTTTATAGGAGCCAGAAGCGGAATGGTACGGCTGATGTGGCCTTTTCGCAGAGCTTCGAGTGGAATGTGCAGTTGCGATAACTGAGCTTCCAGCGATGTTAACAACGCTCTCGTTGTTTCAAAGTCGGCGGTTGACTGCTCAAGCTTCCGACGGGCACCAACTTCTTCCCGATTGAGTTCGGTTTGTCGGTCTAGCTCCTGTCGTTCAAACCGACTTTTGGCGACGGCCTGTAAATATTCCTGCTGTAGTTTGATGTAATCGGGGTGCTCCAGAACGGCCAGAATCTGCCCTTTTTTGACAAAATCACCCTCAACTAATCGGGTCGACCGGACGAAGCCGCCCATTGGCGCATGAACACTGGCCCAATGATCGGGGGGCGCTTCCAGTTTGCCCGTTGCCTGAATCGTTTCGCCTAGGGTCAATGTATCGGGTCCGCCGAGTTGAATCCCGGTTTCCCGAAACTGAGCCTCCGTGATCGTTACGGTGCGCGCACCGGTTGGTTTATCTGTTTTGGGTTGATCGGTCGGTTTGTTTTCGGAATGAGAACAGCCGAGTAAGCTGCTGACTCCTAGTGAAATGGCAACGATTTGCCAATTTCGATTCTGTTGTTTTTTCATAAGTATCGTATACGTTAAGGAACCACGGGCGCAAATCCGGCGAGCGCTTCCTGTTCAATGAGCGATTGATTGTACTGGCTGATGGCATCTAAATACTGTTCTCGAATCTGCCAGGCCTGGGTAGTACTCTGCACAAATTCGAGGTATTCGATGTCGCCACGTAGATAACTGCGCTCCGCTGTTCGAAGAATGAGATTGGCCTGCGGGAGCGCCGAGTTTTCGTAATACGCCAGCGTGTTGAGTGACTGGGCATGCTGTTGCCCCCGAATGGAAAGTTCGCCCTGTAGTCGATGGTACTGATAGTTCAATTGGCGATCGGCAATCTGACCTTGCAGGCGGGCAACATCCAGCCTTGCCCGCAAGGGAGCCATGATAAGTGGCAGGGATAAGCCAACCTGATAGACCCCAAATCCGCCCTGCCGCTCGATGGATTGGGAGAGATAGCCGACCCGAAAATCTGGCCAGAATCGCTGCTTCTCCAGATCGACTTGCCGGCGGGTGGTTTCGACCTGCTGACGCAATACGGCCAGTTGCGGATTGGCCTCCAGACTTGGGGGAGTTTGCGGTAAACCTGCTTTTAAACTACCGGTTGTATCGATGCTGACTAAATCTGTTTGCTGGAGGAGAATAGCCAGCGTTTGACGACCCACCGAAATGTCGGTTTGCAGAACAGCTAGTCGATTCTGGATGTCGCGCTGCCGGGTTTCGGCGGTAACGCTTTCCAGTTGATTGGTCGCCCCCGTTCGATACCGTACCGCTGCCGCATGAGCCGCCCGACGATACAGACTATCCTGCGCCTGAAGCAGCTTAACCCGCTCGTAATCAATCCGAAGTTGATAGAAGGTCAGTCGAATTTGCCGAACTAGTTCCGTTCGACTAACGGACACCTGCCGCTCGGCGATGCCCTGCTGTGCCTGATAGAGTCGCTTCTGCGCACCATAGACAGACGGCATCGCCATCGATTGCATGATGGTCAGACTATGATCGATGGGATACGATTGAATTTGTCCCCGCTGGTAATCGACTGTAGTGCGGGGAATATCCCAGGCTGTTTTTTGCAAACTTTGGCCAATCTTCACTTCCATCACCGTCGCCTGCAATCCGCCGTTCAGACGTAGACCTTGCTCGATGGCTTGCTCTATTGTAAGCGGTTGCGTTTGCGCCTGAGACGCAGATAAACTTCCAAACGCTAATACCAAAATTCCTCCGATGCAATGCGCGATTGTGGGACTATTGCGTTCTTCGTCAGCTGCTTGCAACGCTTGTTTTCGGCGCGAGGCTACTAAGCTGTAGAGAACCGGCAAAACAATCAGCGTTAATAAGGTTGCTGAAACCAGCCCGCCAATAACGACCGTTGCCAACGGCTTTTGCACTTCGGCCCCGGCAGAGCTTGATAGCGCCATCGGCAAAAAGCCCAGCGATGCTACGGCAGCCGTCATGATAACCGGCCTGAACCGAACCGCCGTTCCCTCTTTTACGCGTTGAAGCACATCGGTTACGCCTTCCTCTTCGAGCTGGTTGAAATAGCTAATGAGGACAATGCCATTCAGAACCGCAATCCCGAACAACGCAATGAAACCTACACCTGCCGATATGCTGAATGGCATGCCCCGGAGCCACAACGCCAATACACCGCCGATGGCCGACAGAGGAATGGCGGTGAAAATCAGGATCGCTTGTCCAAAGTAGCCAAAAGTAAAAAACAACAGAAGGCCAATCAGCACCAACGCGAGTGGAACAGCTACCGCCAGCCGTTCTTTGGCTTTGACCAGATTCTCAAACTGACCACCATAGGTATAGCTATATCCGGCCGGAAGCGGAACGTCTTTTTCCAGAACGGCTTTCATTTCACCCACCAGACTTTCCACGTCACGCCCCCGCACGTTAATGCCGATCGTAATACGCCGTCGGGCGTTGTCCCGCGAAATCTGCATGGGGGCGTTTTCGTAACGAATCGACGCTAGTTGATCGAGTGGAACCTGCTGTCCATTCGGCAAATCGACGTAGAGTTGCCGGATGTTGTCGATGTCCTGACGATACATGCTGTCGAGTCGAACAACCAGATCGAACCGTTTTTCGCCTTCGAAGACTACGCCCGCTGTTTCGCCTGCAAATGCCGCTTTCAGAATCCGGTTCAAACCCGCTACCGACACTCCGTATTGTGCCAGTTTCGGCCGATTGTAAGAAACCAGCATCTGCGGAAGCCCACTGATCTGTTCAACTTTCAGGTCTGCTACGCCGGGAATTGTTTTGAGTTTAGCCGCTGCCTGATTGGCTTTACTGAACAATGTTTTGAGATCCTCGCCGTAGATTTTGACGGCAATGTCGGACTTGACACCCGTCATTAATTCATTAAATCGCAGTTGGATAGGTTGCGTAAACTCGTAAGTTAAACCGGGAAGCACACTCAGGGCGCGTTCCATTTTCTGGACTAACTCATCCTTCGTTTTCGCGGACGTCCATTCACCTGACTCTTTCAACACAACGATCACATCGGCGGCCTCAATGGGCATGGGATCTGTGGGGATTTCGGCGGTCCCGATCTTGGAAATCACGTCTTTCACTTCCGGAAAACCATTTTTTAGAATCGTTTCCATTCGTCCAGTCGTCTCAATGGTTTGCCGCAACGACGAGCCGGGTTTCAACGTCAGACTGATCGCAATGTCGCCCTCGTCGAGATTGGGGATGAATTCGCCACCCATTGTTCCGAACAAACCAATCGCACCAACGAGTAAAAGAACAGAGGTGGCTAAAACTGTTTTGCGCCAGCGTAACGCGCCGTTCAGTAGTGGAGCGTAGACCCGATAGAGGGCTTTCATGATGCGATCAGCTAGAGTGCCTTCTTCCTTGATGTCTTTACGCAGAAGGGTGGCCGCCATCATCGGTACATAAGTCACACACAGCAACATAGCGCCTATAATAGCAAAACCTACAGTCAGCGCCATCGGCCGAAACATCTTCCCTTCAATGCCCGTCAGCGATAGAATCGGTACGTAAACGATCAGGATAATCAACTGACCGAACAAGGCCGAGCGCATCAATCGACTAGCCGAATCCAGCGCAATCTCGTCCATCGACTGCGAGCGGATGGCCTGCGTATGGACGATACTGAAAATCATACTCTCGACAATGATCACGGCCCCATCGACCAGCAAGCCAAAGTCAATGGCGCCCAAACTCATCAGGTTGGCCGATACGCCAAACACGTGCATCATCCCCAGCGCAAACAACATACAAAGTGGAATAACTGATGCCACCACTAAACCGGCGCGCCAGTTGCCCAGTAACAGCAAGAGTACACTCATAACAATGAGCCCACCTTCCAGCAAGTTTTTGGCGACGGTGTGAATGGCTTTGTCGATGAGTACTTTACGATCCTGAAACGGCTCGATAATCAGGCCGGGTGGAAGGCTTTTCTGTACTTCGGCAATTCGTTCTTTTATACCATCAATGGTTTTTTCAGAACTGGCTCCTTTGAGCATCAGAACAATACCGCCGACAACTTCGCCCCGACCATTGCGGGTCATGGCGCCATACCGAACAGCATGACCCAAGCCCACCTGCGCCACATCGCGAACGAGAATAGGGGTGGGCCCAACGTTTTTTACGACAATCTGCCCAATCTCGTCGGGCGTTTTGACCATACCTTCACCCCGGATGAAGAAAGCTTCGGGTCCCTTTTCGATATAGCTTCCACCCGTGTTGGCATTATTATCGGCCAGTGCCTGAACCACTTCGGTCAACGTGGTATTCATACCATGCAAACGCTCGGGATTGATACGGACTTCGTACTCTTTCAGATACCCACCCAAGCTGCTGATGTCGACCACACCGGGGACTCCAGCCAATTGCCGTTTCACCAGCCAGTCCTGTACAGTGCGAAGATCAGTTGCGGAATACCGATGCTCAAACCCTTCTTTGGGCCGAATAACATACTGATAAACTTCACCCAGCCCCGTTGTAATGGGAGCCAGTTGGGGAGAGCCCGCCGTCAGCGAGCCCTCGGCCGCTTTGAGTTGTTCGGTCACTAGCTGACGAGCCAGAAACGTCGGGGTTGATTCTTCAAAAACAACCGTAATGACCGACAACCCAAAGCGGGAAATCGACCGGATTTCGGTAACGCCCGGTACATTGCGCAGGGTCGTTTCGAGCGGAAATGTGATGAACTGTTCGGTTTCCTGAGCCGCCAACGAAGGGGCTTGCGTGATTACCTGAACCTGATTATTGGTAATATCGGGAATAGCGTCGATGGGTAATTGCCGGAGTGCATAGGTTCCCCAGGCAATCAATGCCACCACGCCCAGCCCCACCATCAGCTTTTGGCGGATGCTGAACTGAATGATTTTATCGATCATATTATGGAATAATAGACCCGCACCGGCGGACCGGCAGATTTTTATGATCTCTACGATTGATTATGATTTTTGGAGATCATGGCAATCATAAAAATCAGCGGGCTATTGATTGATAACTCGTTGAGAATAAATAGTAAATGACCTGCCTATGTGCCACAGGCACACGGTCAGTCAATTAGCCAATACATACAGCAGAGTTACCCGACTTGGGGAGGTTGAAACAGCAGCGTAGCGGTGAGAAATGAATACAGGTTCTCGTAGGAGAAATGGACCTGTGGCCAGGGAATCAATACCGACAGTTCAGCAGGGAGCCTATGCGGCTGGGTCAATACAAATACAAAACCCGTTGAGAGATGATTGTAAAGCGGAATTTTGACGCCCTTGTGCGGGGTTTTGGCGTGCTTCGACGAGGCATTGTAATGTAGTTCCAGGAACTGCCAGACATCGAAGCCACTTCCGGCTGCCTTCTTATGAAGTTGATAATGGGCAATTAACCCCGGTATTTTATAGACTTCCTCCACGTCTGTCTGCGGAAACAGGCTACCCACAAAGAGCAGTATGCCTAGAAAGAGAGCTGTGACGGATTTCATGCTGCAAAGATAGGGGGTACAAGTTGACAATGGAACGCTGATTTTTATGATCTATATGATTTATTGAGTAGAACATGCTTTGTTAATCATAACGATCATAAAAATCTGCGTTCTATTAATGTTGGTATTACCTTGTATAAAAAAACGTTATAACAATGAAAACCAGACTCGTATTTTCCCTACTGATTGTTCTTGGCTTAGTTCAAACTGCCAGTTTCGCACAGACGATCCATGGTCATTATGCGATTAAAAATATCCAGACGGGCATGCTTTTACGCGTTCAGGATGCTCGGAAAGCAAATGGGACGCCTATTGTTGCCTATTCGCCCGTCAACTGGAAATGTGTTACCTGGGATTTTAAACATATAGAAGGGGATACCTATCAACTTCAGAATTTATTCACGAGCAAAACCTTACAACCAGAGGCCGGTACACCTACTGATGGTGTCAATCTGGAACAGCAGCCGTTAGTGGCGTCGCAGGTCAATCAGGAATATGAATTTATACCAGCCGGAAAAGCGACCTATCGGATTAAGTTGAAAGGGACAAGCCTGTACATCACACCCGCCGACAGCAAAGGCGCTGTAAACTCTCGCATAACGCTGGCGAAGAAATCCGACGCCCAGACGCAATTGTGGACGATTTATGAGCAGGACCCAGAGATATAAACGAATATTTTAACCAAATAGCTAGTACAAGTATTACTACGTATAAATAAGACGACTTGATTTTTAGTTGCTGCATTGATTTGCCTTTCAGTTGAAGGCTTACTCAATCAACCAATGTAGTCATTGTTAAATATTTTGTATCTATCGTCATCTGTTACAAAATAAAACACGTCATGTTGCCAATATCTAACAAGATCATCATTAAGCCCTCTTGGTTTGTGATCTGAATACAGCCATCTGTTCATAGACGATAGGTCTATTTCAATAGCAATACCATTTAAATCTAACTTGTAACATTCATTATAACTACTGTGGGCTGGATTCGGAAATGTATTTTTGTACTCTATGTTAAATTTCGGTTGAAAAGCTCTAATTAAAGCAGCTTCTGTAAAATTAATTTTTTGCTGCTCACTAAACTTAGTATCCATAAAATTAATAAATCGTTCTCTATCTAAAGACTCATTTTCTGTTCTAGCAGTAATCTGCCCATTCGTTGATGATATATTTGTTTGGGCAAATGAACTCAACATCAGCCAAATTTCAGAATCAGGATGCTTTATGATAGCCTCGTTATAAATTTTTTGTAAAGTTGAGTGAGAAATTAACCGATCTATTGCGGTTCTGTTGCCAGCTTCTCCATATGATTGCCCTATATATAAAATTTCATAATCTAAAAGATCATCTTTAATAGGGTTAATTTGTTGTATATAATCTAATAATGCTCCGGTTTTAAAGGCGAAGTTGTGTTCTTCTGTTTGGATCTCGAAATAATTATAAGGATAATCTGTAATTAGTTTCGCGTTTTTTGATTTATATGGATTGTCTATTTTTAAGAGCCTATTAATAAATCTATTTTTAATTTGAATTTCTACTTCTAACTCAAAATAATCATCATTGAATTTGAAATAACTACCGTTTATAGTTGTTCTAGGTCTTTTGAGAATAAAATATATGTGGCATTTTGATTGATCATTAAAAATATCTTGATTTTCTGCGAAATATTCCAACTCTTGTTGCTGAAGTATTTGGTATTTTGATAGATACATAACAATAAATCCTTCTGTAGTGTATTTGAAAATATTTTCCATTTTTTTAATTTTAATATAAGCCTATATTTTTGCCAGCTAATGAACAATTGAAATTTGTACGTTCTATTGCAATAATAGGTAAAACCAACAAAAAATAGCTATTGGTTTTAAATTCTACTGCATCTACTTCTAGATCTATGTATCAGAACTTTCCCCCAACAAGCTAACATCCTACAATGGCTTGTGAAAATAGCATATTCTGTAACGATATATTCCTATTAATTTTGGAAGGTCTAACTGGCTCTAAACCCTTGGGAAGATACAGCTACCTATGATGGCTAAACCGTATCGTGCACTCATATTCGTTATCAGTATTCTGCAAACGACCTTTTCGGTCGCGCAGACGACAGCTGTGTTGTCGACAAACACCCTTAAAAACTACGTTACCTATTTCAACTCCATCGACGATGAAGCGGTAAAAAACTACGTCCCGAATGATCAGTCATTTGACTGGCTTTCCAAAAATGTTCCGCTATTCGATTGCCCCGATTCAGTCTTGCAGGAGGTGTATTACTATCGCTGGTGGGCGTTTCGGAAGCATTTGAAGGAGACGCCCGAAGGCTATGTATTTACGGAGTTTATCACCAAAGTGAACCATGCGGGCAAGTACAACGCTATCAGCAGCGCCCTGGGGCATCATATTTACGAAGGCCGTTGGTTGCATAACCCGCAGTATATCAACGATTACATTTCGTTCTGGCTCTACGTTGACCCCAAACATGTAGCCCAGCGATTTCATGGATTCAGTAGCTGGGTCGATGATGCAGTGTACAATCGCTACCTCGTCAATCTGGATAAGCCATTTATTCAGAAAAATCTACTGGCCTTGGATGCCGACTACCGTAAGTGGCAACAGGAGAAGCAATTGCCAAGCGGGCTGTTCTGGCAGTTCGATGTAAAAGACGCGATGGAAGAGTCGATCAGTGGGTCGAGGAAAGAGAAAAACCGACGTCCGTCGATCAATAGCTACATGTATGGTAATGCTAAAGCACTGGCAGCTATGGCTACCCTCGCCCAAAACGATACGCTCGCGCGCCGATACCAACAGCAGGCCACACAACTAAAAAAACTAACGTTGGATAGTCTGTGGGACGATTCAGCGCATTTTTTTGAGGTGAAGTTGGAAAAAGGTGGTTTTTCAAACGCCCGTGAAGCTATCGGTTTTATTCCCTGGTACTTCGACTTGCCCGACGATAAGCCAGTCTATGCCAGCCAGTGGGACCAACTCACTGATACAACGGGTTTCAACGCGCCCTGGGGCATCACCACCGCCGAACGGCGTCATCCACTTTTTCGGACGCACGGTTCGGGACATGGTTGTGAGTGGGATGGACCCGTCTGGCCGTTTGCCACAACGCAAACGTTGAAAGGGTTGTCGAACCTCCTCACGAAATACCGGAATCAGGGGAGTATGACCAAGTCGGTGTTTTATGACGAATTGCTGAAATACGCCCATTCGCACACCATGAATGGCAAAATCTATCTGGGCGAATATCAGGACGAAAAAACAGGGGAGTGGCTAAAAGGTGATAATCCGCGTAGCAAATTTTACAATCACTCGGGCTTTGCCGACTTAATCATTAGCGATCTGGTTGGCCTGAAACCCCGTGCCGATAACGTATTGGAAATTCACCCGCTCGTGCCCGATGGCAAATGGGATTGGTTTTGCCTCGATAAAGTGCTGTATCATGGAAAAATGCTGACCATTTTGTATGATAAAACCGGGAAACATTACGGTAAAGGGAAGGGCTTCATAGTCTTTTCTGATGGAAAGAGAGTAATACAGAATAAGACGCTGGCTCCATTGACTGTCCGGTCATTTTGAGTACGGCTAGATAGAACGCAGATTTTTATGATGATCATGATTAATCAGTATCGAATCATACCAATCAGCGTTCTATGATTCTTTCCTAAAACCGATTGTTTACCCTATTCCTATTCCATGAAAAACCTACCCCTGTTTGACCTTGCCGTGATTGCCGCCTATCTGGTGGCAATGGTGCTGGTAGGCGTTTACTTTTCCCGAAAAAACAATGATACCGATCAGTTTACCAAAGCATCGGGGAAGATTCCCGGTTGGGCGCTGGGGATGTCAATTTACGCTACATTCCTGAGTAGCAATACGTTTCTAGGCGTTCCGGGCAAAGCATTCGGCGGCAACTGGAACTCATTTGTATTTAGCCTGTCCATGCCGTTGGCGGCTTATGTTGCCTCTCGTTTTTTTGTGCCATTCTATCGGCAAACCGGCGAAATATCAGCGTACACACACCTCGAACATCGCTTTGGGCCCTGGGCCAGAACCTATGCTGTAGCCTGTTTTTTACTGACGCAGTTGGCCCGCATGGGGTCTATCTTTCTGGGAATTGCCATTAGTTTACAGGCACTTACGGGTTATTCGATGCAAATGATCATGATCGTCATGGGCGTTTGTATCATTATTTATACCGTTATGGGCGGCATGGAGGCTGTTATCTGGACAGAAGTGGTACAGGCTTTTATTAAAACGTTTGGGGCTTTGCTGATTCTATACCTCATCGTTGATTCGGTGCCCGGGGGCGTTTCGAAAATTGTGGACATTGGGGCTGCTCACGACAAATTCAGCCTTGGTACGTTCTCCCCTGATTTCGTGCAATCATCCTTTTGGGTCGTGCTGCTGTATGGCTTCTTTATCAATCTGAATAACTTTGGGATGGACCAGAACTACATTCAGCGATACCATACCACGTCGTCGGCTAAGGAGGCTGCAAATTCTCTTTGGTTATGTGTCTGGTTGTACGTACCTGCGTCGTTGCTGTTTTTTGTGATTGGCTCCTGCCTGTTCGCCTATTATCAGGTCCACCCCGAATTTATTGAAGCCATCAAGCAAAAAGTGGCGATGGACCGACTACCGGCTACGGCTTCGGCAGCTGAGGTTTCTCAACTTATGGCAACATTGAAGCCTGTCGATTATGGCGACAAAGTGATGCCTCATTTTATGGTGACCAAAGTGCCCGCTGGCCTGATGGGGTTGATCATTTCAGCGATTCTATCGGCAGCTATGAGTACCATCAGTTCGGGGATGAACGCGTCGGCGACGGTATTTACGGAAGACATTTACAAACGGTATATCAATGCCGACATCTCAGATAAAAAACTCCTGCGACTACTCCACCTGACTACTGTAGTGGTTGGTTTATTAGGTTTAGGAACAGGTTTGGCCATGATTGGTGTGAAAAGTATTCTGGATACCTGGTGGACACTTTCGGGTATTTTTGCGGCTGGCATGCTCGGATTGTTCTTGTTGGGCCTCATTAGTCGGCGCACGAATAGCCATGAAGCACTGACTGCCACGTGTATTGGCGTATTGGTAATTGTCTGGATGACGTTTTCCGGTAGCCTGCCCGATCAGTTTAGCTACCTGCGCAATCCGCTTCACAGCAACATGATTATTGTGATTGGTACGCTCACCATTTTTCTGGTTGGCCTGCTCGTCACAAAGAGCAAAGGCCGATCCTCAGAGCAAATCAAAAAAGAAGTAATAGTTAATGGATAATGTAAAATGAATAATGAATGAGCTGCTGGTTAACTGCTTTTCGTTATTCATTGTCCATTTTACATTATTCATTTACACTTTAAGTTGACTAGTATGAAAACAGTTGAAAAGGGGTTCATCCCCGTGATGCTCACTCCCTTTACCGGTACAGGCGCGATTGATTTCGACGCCCTGACCCGCCTGACCGAGCTTTACCTGCAAGCTGGTGCAGCTGGCTTATTTGCCAATTGTCTGTCGAGTGAAATGTTCGAATTGAGCGAGTCTGAGCGTATTCAGATTATCGAACACGTCATTAAGGTGGTCAATGGTGCCGTTCCCGTTGTGGCTACCGGCACTTTTGGCGGGCCAATTGCGCAACAGGCCGATTTTGTTAAACGCGTACATAACACAGGTACGCAGGCCGTTATCCTGATTACGGGTTTGCTTGCCGACGAAGCAGAGTCGGATGCGGTTTTCAATGAGCGAGTTTTTCAGTTGTTAGACCAGACCGAATCGGTGCCGGTTGGTTTTTACGAGTGCCCCGTTCCCTACAAACGCCTGATTTCTCCCGAACAGCTTCAGTTATTCGTGAACACAGGTCGGGTGATTTACCATAAAGATACATCGCTGGATCTGGCGCAGATCAAAGAGAAAATCCGGCTGGCATCGCGTCCTGGCTTTGGTTTGTATGATGCCTATATGGTTCACGCAGTGGATTCGTTGAAGGCGGGTTCAGCGGGGTTGTCGTGCATTCAGGGTAACTTTTTCCCAGAGTTGATCGTGTGGCTGTGTCAGAATTATAATAATGCTGATTTGCAAACCGAAGTAGCGAAAGTTCAGCAATTCCTGATCGACAAGATGGATGTTATTCACAACGTCTATCCGACGGTTTCGAAATATTTCTTACAACTGCGTGGCTTCGACATGACCACCTTTACTCGTCGTAACGTGGGTACGTTT
Proteins encoded in this region:
- a CDS encoding efflux RND transporter periplasmic adaptor subunit — encoded protein: MKKQQNRNWQIVAISLGVSSLLGCSHSENKPTDQPKTDKPTGARTVTITEAQFRETGIQLGGPDTLTLGETIQATGKLEAPPDHWASVHAPMGGFVRSTRLVEGDFVKKGQILAVLEHPDYIKLQQEYLQAVAKSRFERQELDRQTELNREEVGARRKLEQSTADFETTRALLTSLEAQLSQLHIPLEALRKGHISRTIPLLAPINGYVDKVNLRLGQYVGTTDELVEIVNKEHLYLELRVFENDIRQVQEGQQVRFTISQQSGELQAKVYRVGQSFDPQTKTVPVHANLLTKDVERLFAGSYVRATILADPHQVIALPEDALVKEGDQSYVYVRQPTDKSDAYRFELVAVKTGITQNHRTEVVLPKGLNQSAIVRQGAYFISAERAKLAG
- a CDS encoding CusA/CzcA family heavy metal efflux RND transporter; its protein translation is MIDKIIQFSIRQKLMVGLGVVALIAWGTYALRQLPIDAIPDITNNQVQVITQAPSLAAQETEQFITFPLETTLRNVPGVTEIRSISRFGLSVITVVFEESTPTFLARQLVTEQLKAAEGSLTAGSPQLAPITTGLGEVYQYVIRPKEGFEHRYSATDLRTVQDWLVKRQLAGVPGVVDISSLGGYLKEYEVRINPERLHGMNTTLTEVVQALADNNANTGGSYIEKGPEAFFIRGEGMVKTPDEIGQIVVKNVGPTPILVRDVAQVGLGHAVRYGAMTRNGRGEVVGGIVLMLKGASSEKTIDGIKERIAEVQKSLPPGLIIEPFQDRKVLIDKAIHTVAKNLLEGGLIVMSVLLLLLGNWRAGLVVASVIPLCMLFALGMMHVFGVSANLMSLGAIDFGLLVDGAVIIVESMIFSIVHTQAIRSQSMDEIALDSASRLMRSALFGQLIILIVYVPILSLTGIEGKMFRPMALTVGFAIIGAMLLCVTYVPMMAATLLRKDIKEEGTLADRIMKALYRVYAPLLNGALRWRKTVLATSVLLLVGAIGLFGTMGGEFIPNLDEGDIAISLTLKPGSSLRQTIETTGRMETILKNGFPEVKDVISKIGTAEIPTDPMPIEAADVIVVLKESGEWTSAKTKDELVQKMERALSVLPGLTYEFTQPIQLRFNELMTGVKSDIAVKIYGEDLKTLFSKANQAAAKLKTIPGVADLKVEQISGLPQMLVSYNRPKLAQYGVSVAGLNRILKAAFAGETAGVVFEGEKRFDLVVRLDSMYRQDIDNIRQLYVDLPNGQQVPLDQLASIRYENAPMQISRDNARRRITIGINVRGRDVESLVGEMKAVLEKDVPLPAGYSYTYGGQFENLVKAKERLAVAVPLALVLIGLLLFFTFGYFGQAILIFTAIPLSAIGGVLALWLRGMPFSISAGVGFIALFGIAVLNGIVLISYFNQLEEEGVTDVLQRVKEGTAVRFRPVIMTAAVASLGFLPMALSSSAGAEVQKPLATVVIGGLVSATLLTLIVLPVLYSLVASRRKQALQAADEERNSPTIAHCIGGILVLAFGSLSASQAQTQPLTIEQAIEQGLRLNGGLQATVMEVKIGQSLQKTAWDIPRTTVDYQRGQIQSYPIDHSLTIMQSMAMPSVYGAQKRLYQAQQGIAERQVSVSRTELVRQIRLTFYQLRIDYERVKLLQAQDSLYRRAAHAAAVRYRTGATNQLESVTAETRQRDIQNRLAVLQTDISVGRQTLAILLQQTDLVSIDTTGSLKAGLPQTPPSLEANPQLAVLRQQVETTRRQVDLEKQRFWPDFRVGYLSQSIERQGGFGVYQVGLSLPLIMAPLRARLDVARLQGQIADRQLNYQYHRLQGELSIRGQQHAQSLNTLAYYENSALPQANLILRTAERSYLRGDIEYLEFVQSTTQAWQIREQYLDAISQYNQSLIEQEALAGFAPVVP
- a CDS encoding RICIN domain-containing protein; its protein translation is MKTRLVFSLLIVLGLVQTASFAQTIHGHYAIKNIQTGMLLRVQDARKANGTPIVAYSPVNWKCVTWDFKHIEGDTYQLQNLFTSKTLQPEAGTPTDGVNLEQQPLVASQVNQEYEFIPAGKATYRIKLKGTSLYITPADSKGAVNSRITLAKKSDAQTQLWTIYEQDPEI
- a CDS encoding MGH1-like glycoside hydrolase domain-containing protein — protein: MMAKPYRALIFVISILQTTFSVAQTTAVLSTNTLKNYVTYFNSIDDEAVKNYVPNDQSFDWLSKNVPLFDCPDSVLQEVYYYRWWAFRKHLKETPEGYVFTEFITKVNHAGKYNAISSALGHHIYEGRWLHNPQYINDYISFWLYVDPKHVAQRFHGFSSWVDDAVYNRYLVNLDKPFIQKNLLALDADYRKWQQEKQLPSGLFWQFDVKDAMEESISGSRKEKNRRPSINSYMYGNAKALAAMATLAQNDTLARRYQQQATQLKKLTLDSLWDDSAHFFEVKLEKGGFSNAREAIGFIPWYFDLPDDKPVYASQWDQLTDTTGFNAPWGITTAERRHPLFRTHGSGHGCEWDGPVWPFATTQTLKGLSNLLTKYRNQGSMTKSVFYDELLKYAHSHTMNGKIYLGEYQDEKTGEWLKGDNPRSKFYNHSGFADLIISDLVGLKPRADNVLEIHPLVPDGKWDWFCLDKVLYHGKMLTILYDKTGKHYGKGKGFIVFSDGKRVIQNKTLAPLTVRSF
- a CDS encoding sodium:solute symporter, translated to MKNLPLFDLAVIAAYLVAMVLVGVYFSRKNNDTDQFTKASGKIPGWALGMSIYATFLSSNTFLGVPGKAFGGNWNSFVFSLSMPLAAYVASRFFVPFYRQTGEISAYTHLEHRFGPWARTYAVACFLLTQLARMGSIFLGIAISLQALTGYSMQMIMIVMGVCIIIYTVMGGMEAVIWTEVVQAFIKTFGALLILYLIVDSVPGGVSKIVDIGAAHDKFSLGTFSPDFVQSSFWVVLLYGFFINLNNFGMDQNYIQRYHTTSSAKEAANSLWLCVWLYVPASLLFFVIGSCLFAYYQVHPEFIEAIKQKVAMDRLPATASAAEVSQLMATLKPVDYGDKVMPHFMVTKVPAGLMGLIISAILSAAMSTISSGMNASATVFTEDIYKRYINADISDKKLLRLLHLTTVVVGLLGLGTGLAMIGVKSILDTWWTLSGIFAAGMLGLFLLGLISRRTNSHEALTATCIGVLVIVWMTFSGSLPDQFSYLRNPLHSNMIIVIGTLTIFLVGLLVTKSKGRSSEQIKKEVIVNG
- a CDS encoding dihydrodipicolinate synthase family protein — encoded protein: MKTVEKGFIPVMLTPFTGTGAIDFDALTRLTELYLQAGAAGLFANCLSSEMFELSESERIQIIEHVIKVVNGAVPVVATGTFGGPIAQQADFVKRVHNTGTQAVILITGLLADEAESDAVFNERVFQLLDQTESVPVGFYECPVPYKRLISPEQLQLFVNTGRVIYHKDTSLDLAQIKEKIRLASRPGFGLYDAYMVHAVDSLKAGSAGLSCIQGNFFPELIVWLCQNYNNADLQTEVAKVQQFLIDKMDVIHNVYPTVSKYFLQLRGFDMTTFTRRNVGTFTPEIAKQVEGFYAEYTQLQNELELSLV